The Cellvibrio polysaccharolyticus genomic interval AAATCATCACTGATACGCTGCATCACTTCAGCATCGGAAAGGTTCATAGGTTACCCAATATGGAACAGTGGTCATTTCATTGTATATAGGGTAAATGACACTTTTATAACCGATAGAACCAGGCGGCGATCCCGTCTATTGAGCTCAATTTCCCTTCCCGGTGCCAGCGCTACTGCGAGGTGAACAGGTTTCATTGTTGTTATCAGTACACACCGGTTCTGTCCCAAAATTCACAGTGATGCGCTCGTGCAAACCGGCCGGACACCATCCGTGCCCCCGGTAATGCAAAGGTCATGAAATTATCCTGCTTCGGATCAAACTGTGGCCAGTCGCTCGGCTGAGTGTGAAGGGCCGCTACATCTGCAAAGTGGTCAACCATCTGGTCGGATAGCTTCTCCTGTAACGGATTGAGTTTCACCGGTGTGCCACTACCACCATGAAAGCCCGGAAACAGGTAAGCCAATTCGTAGGTGTGCGCCGCCAGTAATGGGAAAGAGGTGGCGTCAATGTAAGAAGGCGCGGTTCGATCACTGAACTCATAAGCATAAACCGGAATTTTATCTGCCAGTGCCCGGTTCATCGCGCGCCCGGTACAAGCGAACATACTATCGGTAGCCGCCGAAGCGAAGGCTTCACTGGGGTTGTCGTAGTGGGGAAGTGGATACTGGCGTAACACTTTGGGTGCAAGCGCCTTTCCATACATACGTTCGATCTCTACCGGATATTCAGCCTCTGTCATCACCTTTCCGGTCATTAACTCGGGCAGGGCGACAAAGAAGCGCCCTTCATCGCGCGTGCTGCCAGACACCAGTGTGGCGCGATTAATATTTCCTTTGCGATAAGCGTCGGATGGATGTTCAGGAATCAACTTGCCATCAATGATAAATTCATTCAGCGCAAAAGGCGCCTGGATATCGAGGATGCGTTTGCTGGACAAGGCGCGGAGGCAGGTGGCACCGCCGGTTTCGCATCCGGCTTCTTTTGCAAAGGCGTTCCCCACTTCTCTTGCAACGCTTAAAGGGAGTGGCGCACCAAATGCCGGGTGTCGGGTCATGATGCCACCGCCGCTCATGGCAATAACATGCTGGAACAGGCCTGCCGACCGGGGCGATACCATATGTGCCATTACACTATTGCCACCAGATGACTCGCCTGCGATGGTTACGTTGGAGGCATCGCCCCCGAAGAGAGCTATGTTCTTCTGTACCCAATGCAGTGCAGCTTGTTGATCCATCAAACCGTAATTGGCGACATGGTGATTTTCATCGTCCAGTGCGGAATGCGCCAGAAAGCCGAATAGCCCGAGTCGATAATTAATGGTAACGATCACCGCATTACCGCGACGCGCCAGTTTTTCGGGGTTGTAATCGCCAGCCGCGCCGACCTGAAGTGCTCCACCATGAATCCAAACGAACACCGGTTGTTTCCGGTGGTTTTCTGCCGCATCGCTTCGGTAAACATTCAGGTAAAGACAGTCTTCACTTCCGCCAGCATTGGCGAATACACCAAGATCGGCATTTTGCGCACAACTGCTTGCCAGGGCATTGGCTTTAAGCGGTGTGTTCCATGGTTTTGCCGGTTGTGGTGGCTGCCAGCGCAGTTGCCCAACAGGTGGCTCAGCATAGGGAATTCCTCGCCATGATTCGATGCCACCGGAGGATATTCCAACCACAGAGCCGGAGGCTGTCGCTATGGCAAGCGGTTCTTTGGCCTGACAAATTGCCACGGTCAGGCCAAGCAGGCTACCCAACGCTATCCGGTAGAAGCTATTGCGCTTCAATGGCGTTGTAATGTTCATCGCTGATTTTCTCCATCCAGCCGGAATTTTTTCCATCTACCTGTACTCCAGTCATAGCCAAAACATGTCGATTCTTATGCAGTTCAGGTGAAAGACATAAGGGGACTTCACCGGCAGTGGTCGCGACTGCTCATCATGGTAGGGATTTCCCATTGTGTTGATAAGATGGTAAAAACAGAATGTACTGTTGCAAGGAATTCACCAATGGCAAAGCCAACCCTAAATGATCTGCAAGCATTTGCGACAATCGCTCAGGAACGCAGCTTCGCGCGGGCGGCTGCGCAATTGGGTCTATCCCGCTCGGCGTTGAGCCACAAGATCCGAACCCTGGAGAAACAGCTGGGCGTGCAGTTGTTAATACGCACGACCCGCAGCGTTTCTACCACGGAAGCGGGTGCCCGTTTGCTCGGTGTTATTGGTTCCCGTATTAACGAAATTGAGGAAGAGTTGGGAAGTCTCAGCGCAACGCGTGCGAGGCCTGCGGGAACCGTCCGCATAACCGCCAATGATCATTCCATACAAACGACGCTCTGGCCGCGACTATTACCGTTGCTGCAAAAGTATCCCGAGATCCGGATTGAGTTCAGCGCGGACTATGGGTTGACTGATATCGCCGCGAATCAATTCAACGCGGGAGTAAGGCTCGGTGACAGTATTGATAAAGATATGATTGCCGTACGTATTGCGCCGGATATGTGCATGGCCGTTGGCGCTGCACCGGGATATTTAAAGACGCGACTACCACCCGCAACACCGGGAGAGTTAACCGGGTTCAGTTGCATTAATCTTCGTTTGCCTACCTACGGTGGTCTTTATGCCTGGGAATTTGAGAAAGAGGGTCATGAGTTAAATGTGCGTGTGCAAGGACAAGTGACCTTCAATAACGTATATCTCATGCTCAAAGCCGCTATTGATGGTGTGGGGTTGGTCTATGCACCGCGAGATCTTTTAGAGCCGTATTTTTCCTCCGGGGAATTGCTGCCACTACTCGACGACTGGTGGGCAACTTTTCCCGGCTATCACATTTACTACACCAGTCGGCATCAGGTGTCGCCAGCACTGTCTTTAGTGATAGATGCGCTGCGTTATCAATCACCATTAATAAACCCCTAATCTGTTTACAAATACAGGTGGTGAAGCTGCCAATGGGCAGCTTCACTGGTCGGGATAATTACCCCCGCTATAGTCATGAACTCACTCATCAAGCATCCGGTAATTTTTTCCGACTGAATACCGTCAAACCGGTTAGCAATAAAGTAGTCGTCAAAATCGCTACCAGACTCATCGCCATACCCACACCCGGGGATCCCTGTTCAAACTGGCCGAATACAAAGGTGGATACGGTTTGCATGCCGGCGGGGGTAACCATGAGCGAGGCGACCAGTTCGCGGGAGGCGATGGCGAAGACCATGAGCATGGCCACCAGCAGGCTGGGGGCGAGCAGGGGCAGCAGTATGTGGATAAAGCTGCGGGTAAAACCGGCGCCGGATACGCGCGCGGCGGCTTCGAGGTTTTCACCGAGTTGTCGCAAACTGGCGCTGGTGTAACGCACGGGATAAGGCAGTAATAAACAGCTGTAGGCGAGCAGCAACATCAGGCTGGTGTTGTAAACATTCACTGGCCAGAAGGTTTGATTCCACGCGAGGATCAAACCGACCGCGACCACAATAGCGGGTAAGGTGTTGGGCAATAGCGATAAAAAATCCAGCCAGCTTTTACCTTTGAAGTTGGAGCGCACCACCAGATAAGCGACCAGCGCACCGAGAATGCCGGTCACCAGCGCGGTGACGGTGGCGAGGCTGATGCTGGTAATCAGTGCTGCCAGGGCGCCATCCTGGTTGGCAAACAATGCTGCAAAATGGCGAGTGGAAAAATTATTCCACTGCAACCCGCCCGATAAAGTATCGGTAGTAGCTGTCGCCAGCACGGCAAGCAACGGCACTCCGACCGCGAGAAAACAAACCAGCGTAAAAAACGCCAGCACCGGCCAGCGCCATACACCCAGCTCGACTTTTTCAAACGGCGTTGGTTTGCCGGTGAGACTGACGTAGCTGCGTCGGTTGATCAGCCAGTGTTGCAGCCAGAAGGCGAGCAGTGCCAGTAACACCAGAATCAAGCTCAATACCGCAGCGCCCGGCATATCCAGCGGCCAGTCGGAAAAGCGTCGATGAATACCGGTGACCAATACTTCAAAACCGATGGCGGCGCCGAGTGTGGCGGGTGTGCCGAACTCTTCAATGCTGAGCGCAAACGCCAGTAATAAACCGGCAGCCAAACCGGGTAGTGATAATGGCAAAGTAATTTTCCAGAAAGCAGTCCACGGGTTGGCACCACACACCTGGGCGACGGCGGCAAAGCGGCCGCCTACCGCGCCCAGCGTGCGTGATACGGCAAAATAAATAACCGGAAAAATATTAAAAGCCATCACCAGCACTATACCGCTGAATGAAAAAACCAGGTCGTCACCGGAAAACCCCAGCAGTTGTTCATTAAAACCGTTGGTTTGCAGCGTCATTACCCACGCCAGTGCGGCGATGTAAGGCGGGATCATAAACGGCACCAGCAGCAACACGTCCCACAATGCGGCACCGGGTAATTTTGTGAGTGCACGCACTACGCCGAGTGGTACAGCAATCAGCGCCGATACCACTACCACACTGACACCGAGCTTGATGCTGTTGCCGGTTAATTCGATCAATTCCGGATCGGCAAGATTTTTCCATAACGGACTGAATGCCTGCGCCAGGCTACCGCGCGTTAACTCGGGGAAAATGACCTGCAACAAAACAAACAGCAGCGGCAAGCCGACCAGTAACAATAAACTGGCGGTCGCCACGAGCATCGGCATGCGCGCACTGATAAACGTAAGGGCGCGCATTAACGGGTCACCTTGCGAAACTGGTTGAGAATTTCACCGCGACGGGCTTCCAGGGCATGGCTATCAATTTTAATCAAAGCGATGTCAGCCAATCCCGGGCGACGGGCGGGAATATCCTCGCGGGCGGGAATTAAAAAGGCATTGGCAACGGCGGTTTGGCCTGCATCCGATAACAAATAATCGACAAAGGCTTTGGCCTGTTCCGGCTGTTTGCTGTAATTCAGAATCATGATGGGGCGCGGCGCAATAACAGTGCCGCTGGCCGGGAAAATAATATCAATGGCTTCGCCGCTCGCTTGTTGGTTGTAAGCGATGTAATCGACCGCACCAATAGCCGCCGCTTTGGCGCCTTGCAAAACCGGGTTGAGTGCACGTGCATTGGGGCCGGAAACCAGCATGCCGTTGCTGCGAAGTTGGCTGAGAAAATTCCAGGTCGCGGTTTCACCCTGAGCAGTGAGCATGCCGCCCAGCCATTCAAAGGCCGCGCCACTTTGTGCCGGGTCGGGCATTAATACCTGGCGGCGATAATCGGCATGCGTGAGATCACCCCAGTCAGCGGGTTTGGGCGTTTTGCTTTTGTTGTTCCACACCAGTGCCAGCGCGGTTACGCCCTGGGCAATGTAATGGCTGTCTTTTAAAAAATCCGGAACATGTTCGGCGCCTGCTGGCGAGTAAGCCAGTAAGTCTCCCGCTTTTTTCAAAGCCGTGGCTGAATCCCAGGAGGCCGAGATCACCACGTCGGCAACCGGGTTGCTGCGCTCGGCTTCGAGGCGCGCCATGATTTGGCCGGTGGTTCCCTGGAAAACCTGCACTTTGGTGCCTGATTTTTTTTCAAATTTGCTTGCCAGCGTTTGAATCAAATCATTCGGGTTTGCTGAATAAACGGTAAGTGATTGTGCTGTGGCGGTGCTGCCTAACACTATAAAAACAATAAAAGATAAAATTTTCATGGGGTGTCCTCTTCGGGATTCAGAAAATAAGTGAGTAATGTGGTGTGCCGTCAGGGTTTGCAAAATGGGCTCTGGCAACACCATGAATGCGCGACGGTTGGAAAAATAGCGACACTTATGCCAGCTCTCGTTCACGCACCACTGCCAGCGATAATGTCAGCGGGTTATTGTTGTGCCAGGCATGCAAGCTGCGGCTGACCAACGCCAAATTCACCGGCATATTAGCGGCAGGGCAATGGCTCAGGTGTAACTTGACTCGCGTACTCTGTGCGGTGCCCATATCCAGATCAATTTCTGCCAGATAATAATCACCTTGATAAATACGGCTGCGCACTTTACCTCTCAAGGGGCCATCGTCATGCAGCACCAGGGCGCGATGCGGCAATAGCACGCGAACATCGCCAAGGCTTGAGGCCGTCGTTGATGTTAGCGGCAGGTGATGTTTTCCCCATTGCAAACCGGCAGCGGTGATGGAGGTTTCAATAATGGTGCCCGCATCCAGAAATTCAGCGATGTCCGGTGTGGCCGGCTGGTTAAATAATTCAACCGGTGCAGCCAGTTGCGCGATACGGCCGTTGTGCATAACCGCCACTTTGTCGGCCAGCGCAAATGCTTCGTGTTGATCGTGGGTTACGAACACCGCAGTGAGGCCCAGGTCATCAATCAGGGTGCGAATTTCCAGAGCCAGTTGCGTCCGTAAATTTTTATCGAGATTGGATAGTGGTTCATCCATCAGCAGTAAGGCCGGTTGTGCAACAATTGCCCTGGCCAACGCAACACGTTGCTGTTGCCCGCCAGACAAAGTGCCGGGGCTGCGGTCAGCCAGGTGGGCCAGCCCCACCAGATCAAGCGCCCAGCTGATACGCTGCTGCTGTTCTGTGTGTGGCAGTTTGCGCATGCGCAGCGGGAACGCGAGATTTTCCGCTACGGTCATATGTGGCCACAGTGCATAGTCCTGAAAGACCATGCCGAGCC includes:
- a CDS encoding ABC transporter substrate-binding protein; its protein translation is MKILSFIVFIVLGSTATAQSLTVYSANPNDLIQTLASKFEKKSGTKVQVFQGTTGQIMARLEAERSNPVADVVISASWDSATALKKAGDLLAYSPAGAEHVPDFLKDSHYIAQGVTALALVWNNKSKTPKPADWGDLTHADYRRQVLMPDPAQSGAAFEWLGGMLTAQGETATWNFLSQLRSNGMLVSGPNARALNPVLQGAKAAAIGAVDYIAYNQQASGEAIDIIFPASGTVIAPRPIMILNYSKQPEQAKAFVDYLLSDAGQTAVANAFLIPAREDIPARRPGLADIALIKIDSHALEARRGEILNQFRKVTR
- a CDS encoding ABC transporter ATP-binding protein, whose amino-acid sequence is MISANENSLPLRIRGLGKTFGDHIALDNLNLSLEPGQVLALLGPSGCGKTTLLRCIAGLLDGDSGEISIRGTLVANEKINLPPEKRGLGMVFQDYALWPHMTVAENLAFPLRMRKLPHTEQQQRISWALDLVGLAHLADRSPGTLSGGQQQRVALARAIVAQPALLLMDEPLSNLDKNLRTQLALEIRTLIDDLGLTAVFVTHDQHEAFALADKVAVMHNGRIAQLAAPVELFNQPATPDIAEFLDAGTIIETSITAAGLQWGKHHLPLTSTTASSLGDVRVLLPHRALVLHDDGPLRGKVRSRIYQGDYYLAEIDLDMGTAQSTRVKLHLSHCPAANMPVNLALVSRSLHAWHNNNPLTLSLAVVRERELA
- a CDS encoding LysR family transcriptional regulator, with the protein product MAKPTLNDLQAFATIAQERSFARAAAQLGLSRSALSHKIRTLEKQLGVQLLIRTTRSVSTTEAGARLLGVIGSRINEIEEELGSLSATRARPAGTVRITANDHSIQTTLWPRLLPLLQKYPEIRIEFSADYGLTDIAANQFNAGVRLGDSIDKDMIAVRIAPDMCMAVGAAPGYLKTRLPPATPGELTGFSCINLRLPTYGGLYAWEFEKEGHELNVRVQGQVTFNNVYLMLKAAIDGVGLVYAPRDLLEPYFSSGELLPLLDDWWATFPGYHIYYTSRHQVSPALSLVIDALRYQSPLINP
- a CDS encoding carboxylesterase/lipase family protein yields the protein MNITTPLKRNSFYRIALGSLLGLTVAICQAKEPLAIATASGSVVGISSGGIESWRGIPYAEPPVGQLRWQPPQPAKPWNTPLKANALASSCAQNADLGVFANAGGSEDCLYLNVYRSDAAENHRKQPVFVWIHGGALQVGAAGDYNPEKLARRGNAVIVTINYRLGLFGFLAHSALDDENHHVANYGLMDQQAALHWVQKNIALFGGDASNVTIAGESSGGNSVMAHMVSPRSAGLFQHVIAMSGGGIMTRHPAFGAPLPLSVAREVGNAFAKEAGCETGGATCLRALSSKRILDIQAPFALNEFIIDGKLIPEHPSDAYRKGNINRATLVSGSTRDEGRFFVALPELMTGKVMTEAEYPVEIERMYGKALAPKVLRQYPLPHYDNPSEAFASAATDSMFACTGRAMNRALADKIPVYAYEFSDRTAPSYIDATSFPLLAAHTYELAYLFPGFHGGSGTPVKLNPLQEKLSDQMVDHFADVAALHTQPSDWPQFDPKQDNFMTFALPGARMVSGRFARAHHCEFWDRTGVY
- a CDS encoding ABC transporter permease; the protein is MRALTFISARMPMLVATASLLLLVGLPLLFVLLQVIFPELTRGSLAQAFSPLWKNLADPELIELTGNSIKLGVSVVVVSALIAVPLGVVRALTKLPGAALWDVLLLVPFMIPPYIAALAWVMTLQTNGFNEQLLGFSGDDLVFSFSGIVLVMAFNIFPVIYFAVSRTLGAVGGRFAAVAQVCGANPWTAFWKITLPLSLPGLAAGLLLAFALSIEEFGTPATLGAAIGFEVLVTGIHRRFSDWPLDMPGAAVLSLILVLLALLAFWLQHWLINRRSYVSLTGKPTPFEKVELGVWRWPVLAFFTLVCFLAVGVPLLAVLATATTDTLSGGLQWNNFSTRHFAALFANQDGALAALITSISLATVTALVTGILGALVAYLVVRSNFKGKSWLDFLSLLPNTLPAIVVAVGLILAWNQTFWPVNVYNTSLMLLLAYSCLLLPYPVRYTSASLRQLGENLEAAARVSGAGFTRSFIHILLPLLAPSLLVAMLMVFAIASRELVASLMVTPAGMQTVSTFVFGQFEQGSPGVGMAMSLVAILTTTLLLTGLTVFSRKKLPDA